The following DNA comes from Rosa rugosa chromosome 5, drRosRugo1.1, whole genome shotgun sequence.
AGGACATCAGATCAAGTGCCTGAATTTGATACGATTGCGTCTTGAAGATCTAGGGCTTAAGGTAAGCAAAAACACATGCATGATGAACTTCCCTCAACTAGTCACCTTGGAGCTCGAGTTCCTACCAGAACTCATCAGTCTCTATCCGAGTCATTTGGCTTCAAAACACAGCTCTAATGCCACTAATGTTCTATTTGATCCCAAGgtatttttcttcctttttacttatatatgtatttatttattgttttatgGCCTCTGTTCTATGgcgcatatatatatgtaaggTATTTATCCTTTTCATCGCTCATTTTTAGCAACTTTAGTAgactttattttaatttttgagctATAATATTAAAGACATGTTTAGCTTTTGGGCTATTGAGCTACTCCTCAAGTGGCTCTCCAAAACAAATCTTTTAGATTTAACAAAACTAGTAGAGAGTCAGTCTCGCTCTATATCTAAGAACCATAAATCAAAGATAGTGAATATAGACATTCAGATGAAACTAACAGGTATAATTGACCGTCGAGAAAtgaaatatgatttttttttttttttttttttttgttaaggggaacccaaaggtttcctaggcccaagataaactcctttggcgcatgtgaaatgctccaattgtgcattgcagcacagtgcctagctactttgacagcttcgggggtcgaacctaggttggagagcacacccaactaggcaagaaccactaggccacttgcagtggttatgaAATATGAGTTATGGTGGATCTTCtttataacaaaaataaaacatgtcaaacaattaaactagTCTCAAATTGAGTTATGTTTAAACCAAGTTCTAACAGAGCCCTAACAGATAGGaaagaataaaaagaaaagaagattgAAGAGTTTGTTTGGTATACTGTGGACTCATATTATAATGTCCTTAACTGATACAAACATGATCCACCTGTTTGCAATCTAGAATTCTTTTAGTATGTAATAGGTGTCGGTATTTAACTTGTTTAGTTATACAACACACGTTTTGGAAAGTGCCCCGCCCTCGGCATAGTTTATATAAGTATACAAATCaagaaatatatgtatatatgtcaTCATTTTTTCTAGTGCAAAATTTTCAGTACTTACAATATTCACATAACTCGACAGGTTAAACCTTTTCGTGAGCTACGGTATATGGTGGTGAGAAGATGTAACAATCTACTTGGTGTTTTCTCATCCAGTGTGGTGCAAAACTTACAGAATCTTGAACAACTTGAAGTAAGGTCTTGTGACTCACTGGAAACAGTATTTGAGCTTGAAGGTttagaaatgaaagaaaaggaTGGTGTTACTGCAACACTATTGTCTTGCTTGGAGAGACTGGAGTTGGGTAATCTACCCAAGTTGGCATACTTGTGGAAGCCACCTCAAAACATTCTGGCATTTCAAAACTTAACAATGCTCTATGTTTTGCGGTGCAACAGATTGGAATATGTGTTCCCGCTCTTCATAGTGGAAGGTCTAGTGAAACTAGTAGCCATGTATATCAGAGATTGCCCTCAGATAGTAGACATCTTTGCAAAAACTGAAGAACATGGCGATGAAGAGAAAACAAATGAAATTGTTATTCCTCAGGTAAGAACTCTCCATCTTGCCGATTTACGTAGACTCAAAAGATTTTGTCCTGTTCTATGCACTGTTGACTGCCCATCATTGAAAACGCTGGCGCTCACCAACTGCGGTTACCTGGAGACATTTGTTCCACCGGTCGTAGCCACAGGAAGTGACCTGATCTACCTTTTTGGTGAACAGGTATGCACACAACTGAAAAATCCGTCCTACATGTTTATATATTGTTTATATTTGATCAATATATACTATTCTTTGTGACACCATCCTAGTTACTATTTTGTGTTACTTAGGTTCTTTTTAGTACATGGCAGTCAGAGGTTTATTGGAGATTATGTATTGTCATATTAATGCGATACCTTCTCTCATTCATTCCTTCCATGATGGCAGTATGATGGCTCATACCCTTATTCGGCGGGCTTTAACCAAAATTGATAATTTGTCATGCAAAATGTTCAGTTTACCCTTCAGTTACGCATATATTGTGTAATTTTACAACGTATTTGTTATAAAGTTTTTACACATTAACAGATGATTTTATAATGTTTCTTAATGTCTGAGAATGCTTATTGACTTAGAATAAGTTCGGCAGCGGATCACGAACTTTCTATTGTTTCTTAATGAAAAGTAGTTTGGACAATTTTTGAGTAAAATAGCAATATTTGTCCCTGTTATGAAAATAGAATTTTTTTGTTCACTAAATATGGAACAAATGCTCAACCCGCCTTTTTGTGGGTATCTGTAGTTATATGGAAGAGGGCATACTTAGTGACAATATTTAATGGTTCTGCAGGTTGACTTTCCAGTTTTGGAGACACTAGAACTTCGTTACATGTGCCACTTCAAAGAGATATGGAAGAACAAACTTCCACCCCACTCCTTTTGTGAACTAACAGATCTAAACGTGTCCAATTGTACGGAATTATTGCATTTGGTGCCAATGTTCATGCAAAACAGGTTGGCGAAACTAGAGAAGTTAAATGTCAGTGACTGCAGGTCACTAGAAGAGATTTTTGAATTGAGAAATGCATCTGCCGATGAAGGGGAAGCTGTAATCATTTCACAGCCAGGGGAAACATCTTCAATTTCCCAACCTGAACGAATAATAAACCAGATGGATTACAGACTAACCCGAGGCTTTCCAAATTTGACATCAATAAAGGGTTCTGGTTGTAACAATTTGAGaaatctgctctctctctccattgCCAGAGGTCTGGTGAAGCTCAAAAATCTATCCATAGATCACTGCCAGAAGATGGAAGAAATCATAGCAGCAGATGGCGAGGAAACAGAGGACACGGTGAGTATTAGTGTAGCCTGTTAGATGTTTTTATTGACTTTAATCTAGCTGCAGAGCATGTTCGAAGTATGTGTTCCAGAAAATGCTTATTAATTAATTCTCTCGTAGACAACTACGAAATAATTAACTTTGACAAAGAAAAAACTCCAGCCTTTGTTTGTTTCTAATATTTCTGAAGTGATTTATGTTGAGACTTGAGCTAGATAGATAGTGTATGTCCTAAGACAGTTGATTGTATTTCCAGGTTGTTTTCCCAATCCTGGAGACACTAGAAATTCACGACATGGACAACTTCAAGGAGATATTCAGCAAACAATTTTCACACAATTCCTTCTGTAAACTAAGAGTACTCAGGGTGTCCTATTGTAACAAGTTAGAGCGTTTGCTTCCAATTTATATGCAAAATGGATTGCAGAAACTGGAGAACTTGACTGTGGAATATTGTTCATTACTAGAAGAGATTTTTGAATATAGTCAGTCGACTGGCAATGAGCATGCTGTCGTAGTATCCCAATCTGTAGGGATACAGAGTCATCCAGGCTTTCAGAGTCTAACTTCTATAGAAATCACAGAATGTGACAGACTGAGAATTCTGCTCTCACCTCGCATTGCCAGAGGTCTTAAGAATCTCAAAACTATAGATATAAGCCTTTGCAAGGAGTTGGAAGAGATAGTAACAAAGGAGGTTGAAGAAACGGATATGAGAAACATTCTCCCTCAGCTAACTTGTTTGAAACTTGTCCGTCTATATAATCTCAGTAGTTTTTCCCAAGGCAAATATGCTTTAGAATGGCCTTTAATGGAATTGATACTGATCAGGATGTGCACCAAGATGAAAAAATTCTGTTTTGGCTCCCTCAGCACACCAAGGGAAGTGGAATTAAGTATCAGTGAATACATTGATGTGAATCTTCGGTGGGAGCTCGAAAACAGTAGGAAACAAAGCTGATCAGGTACGTAACTgcatttctaattttctattgTACAGTATTATCATTTGTATCTGTCTTGGCAGTTGGATGATGCATCATTGTCCAACACTCCAACCTATCGAATTTTGCAGATTTGGAATACATTCGTGGGTGTGCAGGAGTGAATGCAGGGAGAAGTTTGGTACAGATTGGGATACAGTTGTGTTGATTGCCACATTTTCGGCTGCAGCAGAAACCATGTAGAGCAGAGACGATATACAGTTTTGGTGAATACATTTGTTCAGGCCTTGTAACAGCACTCTGGGTAtctggagaaaaaaaaaaacaaaaaaaagagttttCAGTGAGATTGATAGCTTTGTGAGAGGAGTGATGGTTGCCtagtgaaaaacaaaaaaaaaaaacaaaaaaagagtgtTCAGTGAGATTGATAGCTTTGTGAGAGGAGTGATGGTTGCCtagtgaaaaacaaaaaacaaaaaacaaaaaaagagtgtTCAGTGTGATTGATAGCTTTGTGAGAGGAGTGATGGTTGcctagtgaaaaaaaaaaaaaaaaaaaaaagacagactTTGGTAAGATTGTTACTTTGtctgataaaaaaaatcaaaaaagaaacagaaagagTGATTAGTTGTTTTAATCTGCTGGATTGAAAGCCTGTCAGTTTGGGTGAATTTCAGGATTCTCTCAAGAATTTGGGTGAGAGTAGGTAGTTGTGTGAGGAAGAACCAAAAAGTTCTTCATTATAGATTCTTTTGCTTGTTTGTTTCAATAATTTAGATTGTCATTCTCCGTGGATGTAGCTCAATTTGGAGTGAACCACGTAAATTGGTCTCttgtttgtttgtgattgtGCTCAATTTTGTTTAGGGTTTTATTCTTGTTCTTGGTAAAATCGAACCATACTATATATAAATGTAAGTTGAGTGTTTAGTGTCGTAaacttcaccaaattttgaaaagtcaaaaatgtttttagaataaaaaaaaCTGGAACTCTAAATCAAATATCAGAATGGATTCTTCTGCTGTATTGTGGGAATGTAAATAAGTTTTCTGAACACAATCATAACTTTTAATATTAATTGAAGGAAGATAGAACGTTTTACAGGTACTCCGGTCTGCTTAATCGGTTTGGATTCATTGTTCTTCTTCTCTGAGGGAATCAAGGTACtgagaaagaaagaatcaaCTAATCAACTcattaaagatttttttttctttcttttagtcTTCTGAAGAAttttaattttaacaaaaaaattagGAAGTTAGGTGAGCAAATTCGGAGGTTCTGGTGAGCAAATTCGGAGGTTCTAAAAGCATCTCCCATGATTAGGGCTGCCACTTGATTTGGTAATTATCAAACTaaccgaataccaaccgatatttaagtttggtaaaccgactttttggtaatcgagactgataaaaccgaaatcgaaaccaaCTGCTTCAGTAAGTTTGGTTTTTAGTAaatgaacattactacatatactacaggtagggctgtcaatgggtcgtgtcgggttgggttcgtgtcgggtcaaggtatttgtcgtgtcgcaaaatacaaacccaaacccaacccatttaataatcgtgtcaaaaatttaaacccaaacccaacctatttattaaacgggttacctgtttccaacccgcttaacccatttaacaaaTATATCGTGTTGTGTTAGATAAAATGACCCAATATGCGAcccatttaattaaaaaaatgcataaattgattaaattcactaaaaactccacaagacgaagaatataagtaattatatatatttataaataattaaatccaataattataaaccaaaatatttcaaattgtctaatcctataaTCAAATACTTCCaacatccaaaatttcaagaagaagtatagcataatcgggttatacaggttcacttcgtgttggcgggttgacccgtggccgacccatttattaaatgggtcatggtgggttgacccacggctgacccgctttttaatcgtgcgggttcaacccgctttatttcatgcaggtttcgagtcgtgttatcgggtcgtgtcggaattgacagccctaactacaggattcaaatttgctcaccatttttattttgtggtgatatcaccacccaATTAAACATTGCCACGTCATGTAAAATTAATTTAATActtaaaatttatttgtttaataaaacatcatgattaactataattatgttttataacaCATGATAGTTTAATATtgagtggtggtatcaccaccaaagtattggtggtgagcaaatttgaatccaaagttttggtggtgagcaaatttgaatccaactACACTAATAGTACACGTATTTTAAGTAACTTGGTCAAAGatagtaaatttgaatccaactACACTAATAGTACACGTATTTTAAGTAACTTGGTCAAAGAtagttaaataacctagttttattgaaaattgcTAAAACTTGACGTCGTatgtacaaaagaaagctataataaGTAGATGATACAAAATTTACgactataaaattaaaaaaaaaatctagtgttcattttaatttatattacaaagaacTAGCTGGTAATACTGAAAACCAAAATACCAAAATTGGTAGATATGGTTAAAAAGCGAAAATTTTAGTTGGTAGTTGGtaactcaattttgaaaccgaaagctttgattTTGAAGTTGATAATATCTATAATTGATttgaaccgaccgagtgactgCCCTATCCATGATAAACCAAAAACATAATATTCTTTTAAATATGTCTATTTTGCCTATCAACAAAAAACAGTGTTGCCATTGTAGGCCAAATTCCATAAGCTAACAAACATCATCATGTCTAACGGCTataatttgaaatatatatatatatatatatatatatatatatatatagatcctatccagagcggagctccgctttgaaaattaacgtgtgaagtttgagttttgagccacttttcggtcgcatatccacatctcgaccgttcagtttttaggtactagtgtatagatcgtctctgcaaattttcagccaaaatgatgatcgttaaggcatttataactgccttaaagctagtacggttcaggttgacagattcagtccgtccattggtttaagcgagttagataccttaacgatcatcaatttggctgaaaatttgcagagacgatctatacactagtacctaaaaactgaactgtcgagatgtggatatgcgaccaaaaagtggcccaaaactcgaacttcacacgttaatttcaaagcggagctccgctctggattggatctctatatatatatatatatatatatatttttttttttcaactcgAAATATATCACTGAGTATGGGTTTGACGAGACTATCAATAAAACTAATCGATTTACATAAATAGAAATAAGTATATCATAATAATTAATGATTACACATTCATTTTAAAAGTTCTAAACATATTAAATAGACTCATATtgaccccttttcaaaaaaaaaaaaaatagactcatattgaagatctcaacaAGATCTTTGCAAGGATATAATTTTaatatttacttatttagtaACATCATaaataacacatgtatatagaAATATTGATTTTCTTTAAATGTATAATacatattcataaagaaaaaaaaaaaaaaaaacagtgtaGCCCAGCATTCGGCTTTTAGTAACCAAGCTCAAATTTGGCCTACAAAATTTTGGCGAGGCCAAATTTTTTACTTGATATTTGGAAAATAGCTTACCGTGGGAAACttctcaaaaattaaaaaatataaaaaaaattaaaaaaatcaagCTTACCGTGGGAgacttctaaaaaaaataaaataataataattaaaaaaaataaaaaaagcttaCCGTGGGAGATAGTAACTTTTTGGCCTAGCATGAAGATGCTCTTACAGAACCACTCAAAAAACTGATTTGTCATTCCTAAACCCACGCCTTTGTTTTTCAGAAAAATGTGAACCGGTtgtgattcctaaacccatttCCCTTCTGGACCTTCTCGTACTTCACCTTAATGTTGTCTACATCCAAACATGGAGCTCTCACTCTTTCTTCAATTCTCCTCAAACATCTCACACCCCTTACAGCATTTTCACCATTCTCTTCAAAACCCgattcaaatttcacaacccCAAATCAGATTGCCACAATCCCAAAACAACCCGCTGCAAGAACAAGAGTCCCACAGGTTTCAGACCCAGTAAGTGCTTCTGTTGTAGATTCAGTATGTTCTTTACTTTCTAAAGAAACCGCCAGTGTTGATAGTTTGTTGAGTGGTTTCAAACACGAGTTGAGTTCAGAAGTGGTGCTTCAAGTTTTGATGAATTATAAGCAGCTGGGAAGGAGAAAGACATTGGACTTCTTTTCTTGGGCTGGGTTTCAAATGCATTTTCAGTTTGATGACTGTGTGGTTGAGTACATGGCTGATTTCTTAGGTAGGAGGAAGCTCTTTGATGACATGAAGTGTCTTTTATTGACTGTGTCCTTGCACAGGGGTCGGGTTTCGTGTCGAACAGTTTCGACTTGTATTAGGTTTCTGGGTAGGCAGGGAAGGATTAAAGAAGCACTTTGCGTGTTTGAAGAAATGGAATCTAGATTTGGGTGTAAACCTGATAATCTTGTGTACAATAATGTGCTTTATGTGCTTTGTAAGAAGGTGTCATCTGGGCATTTGATTGATTTTGCGCTTGCAGTTTTTCGGAGAATTGAATCCCCTGATATGTATTCGTATAGTAATATGCTTGTTGGTTTGTGTAAATTTGGTAGATTTGAGACTGCTGTTGAAGTTTTTGGTGAAATGTGTGGGACTGGTTTGGTTCCTACTAGGTCTGCAGTGAATGTTCTTATTGGAGAGTTGAGTTTATTGAGTGCGAAAGAAGCAGCTGTTGCTAAAGTAAGAGTGAAAAATGTTCGTAGGCCGTTTAAGATTTTGGTTCCAAATGTGCATGAAAAGAGTGGTGCTATCCAGCCTGCACTTGGAGTGTTTTGGGAAGTTTATAAACTAGGCTTATTACCTAGTACTTTTGTCATAATCCGACTTCTATCAGAGCTTTGTCAATTGGGAAAAATGGAAGAGGCTGTTCGGGTCTTGAAGGCTGTTGAGGGTAGGAAGCTGAGTTGCGTGGAGGAGGGCTACTGTATTTTGATGAAGGGATTGTGTGAACACTGCTGCGTTGAGGAAGCTAGTCATTTGTTTGGGAGGATGCTCTCTCAGGGCATGAAGCCAAAGTTGACTATTTATAATTCTATTATCTGCATGCTATGCAAACTAGGGAATTTGGATGGTGCTGAAAGTGTCTTTAAGATGATGAACAAGAAGAGGCGTCTTCCGGATAGTTGTACTTATTCTGCATTGGTCCACGCTTATTGTGAAGCTGGAAAATGGAAAGCTGCTTATGACTTGATGATAGAAATGCTCGGTTTGGGCTGCTCTCCGCCTTTTCACACTTATAGCTTAGTGGATAAACTTTTGAGAGAAAATGAACAAACAGATTTGTGTTTTAAATTGGAAACGAAGTTGGAAACCCAGATCTTGGAGAAGCTATGCAAAGATGGTCGATTAGAGGATGCGTATGAGAAGCTAAAGTCAATGATTGAAAAGGGGTTTTACCCACCAGTTTATGCGAGAGATGCTTTTAAGAATGCATTTCGGAAGTATGGAAAATTAAAAATAGCTCAGGATTTGTTACAGACGATAGATGACTTAGACAACAATGAGGAGAAACAACTTAGCTGTCAATGAACATATCAACAGAAGTACTTTCCACCGTCAACTGAAGAAGAGTGAGTTCAAAAATTCTGATTTCTTATTTTAAATCTAGCCTTTTACCTTGTTAATGCCTACTCTTTCTTCGTTCATTTCCATGCATGTAGCATCTGTGTATA
Coding sequences within:
- the LOC133712270 gene encoding pentatricopeptide repeat-containing protein At3g22470, mitochondrial-like, with the translated sequence MLSTSKHGALTLSSILLKHLTPLTAFSPFSSKPDSNFTTPNQIATIPKQPAARTRVPQVSDPVSASVVDSVCSLLSKETASVDSLLSGFKHELSSEVVLQVLMNYKQLGRRKTLDFFSWAGFQMHFQFDDCVVEYMADFLGRRKLFDDMKCLLLTVSLHRGRVSCRTVSTCIRFLGRQGRIKEALCVFEEMESRFGCKPDNLVYNNVLYVLCKKVSSGHLIDFALAVFRRIESPDMYSYSNMLVGLCKFGRFETAVEVFGEMCGTGLVPTRSAVNVLIGELSLLSAKEAAVAKVRVKNVRRPFKILVPNVHEKSGAIQPALGVFWEVYKLGLLPSTFVIIRLLSELCQLGKMEEAVRVLKAVEGRKLSCVEEGYCILMKGLCEHCCVEEASHLFGRMLSQGMKPKLTIYNSIICMLCKLGNLDGAESVFKMMNKKRRLPDSCTYSALVHAYCEAGKWKAAYDLMIEMLGLGCSPPFHTYSLVDKLLRENEQTDLCFKLETKLETQILEKLCKDGRLEDAYEKLKSMIEKGFYPPVYARDAFKNAFRKYGKLKIAQDLLQTIDDLDNNEEKQLSCQ